The proteins below come from a single Gimesia chilikensis genomic window:
- the topA gene encoding type I DNA topoisomerase has protein sequence MKALVIVESPAKAKKIGSYLGSDYKVLASMGHVRDLPAKASDVPSEFKKKHKWATLGVNVESEFEPYYLVPKEKKKTVKELKDALKDAEELILATDEDREGESIGWHLTELLKPKVPVKRMVFSEITEEAIKEAIENPRELDLNLVSAQETRRVLDRLYGFTLSPLLWKKVSRGLSAGRVQSVAVRILVQRELERLAFRSGTYWDLKALLKTDEGAEFESMLMTVGGKKVASGKDFDESTGKLKEGADVLLLNEQQTEELLERVQKSDWTVTSVEQRMQSRKPPAPFTTSTLQQEGNRKLNMSARETMQVAQRLYEDGHITYMRTDSVNLSNEAITSARQRIEDLYGQDYLSQDIRRFETSSKGAQEAHEAIRPAGKLMKTAEELNLKGQQAKLYAMIWKRTMATQMEEARLRFQTVTITADDAEFRATGRHVEFPGFFRAYVEGVDDPEAALDDSESMLPPLEENQKLDPSQVEPLKHETKPPARYTEATIVRKLESEGVGRPSTYASIIGTIQDRGYVNKSGSQLVPTFTALAVTRLLEKFFPNLVDLQFTAAMEQELDDIAVGEGDRLPYLNHFYRGKEGLDEQVKTKEETIDAREICTLDLDGIESAVRVGRYGPYVTDENVEEPVSASIPENIAPADLTNEMAQKLIRQKSEGPKALGMHPEENSPIYKLHGPFGPYLQLGDVTEDGPKPKRVSIPKTVDPDDVDLDLALKYLSLPRFLGEHPETGKKVNAGIGRFGPYVLHDKVYKSLTKDDDVLTIELDRAVELLKQARRRSAPTPIRDLGKHPEDEEQVAIFDGRYGPYVKHGKINATIPKEYEVENVTLEQAVEWLEAKAAKKGVKKKAKKATKKKTATKKSATKKTTKKAAAKKKTTKKKAAKKATKKKAAEKKEDDE, from the coding sequence CTGAAAGCTTTGGTGATCGTGGAATCACCTGCCAAGGCGAAGAAAATCGGCAGCTATTTAGGCAGTGATTATAAGGTACTGGCCAGTATGGGCCACGTGCGCGACCTGCCTGCCAAAGCCTCCGATGTTCCTTCCGAATTTAAGAAGAAACACAAATGGGCCACCCTCGGGGTCAATGTTGAATCGGAATTCGAACCGTATTACCTGGTTCCCAAGGAAAAAAAGAAGACGGTCAAAGAACTCAAAGATGCTTTAAAGGACGCTGAAGAGCTGATTCTCGCGACCGACGAAGACCGCGAAGGAGAGAGCATCGGCTGGCATCTCACCGAGCTGCTCAAACCCAAAGTGCCTGTAAAACGCATGGTTTTCTCGGAAATCACCGAAGAAGCCATCAAGGAAGCCATCGAAAATCCACGTGAACTTGACCTGAACCTGGTTTCCGCACAGGAGACCCGCCGGGTCCTGGACCGTCTGTATGGGTTTACACTGAGTCCCCTGCTGTGGAAAAAAGTTTCCCGCGGACTCTCCGCCGGTCGCGTGCAGTCTGTCGCAGTTCGTATTCTGGTTCAGCGGGAACTGGAACGACTGGCGTTCCGCAGCGGTACCTACTGGGACTTGAAAGCCCTGCTCAAAACGGACGAAGGCGCCGAATTCGAATCGATGCTGATGACCGTCGGCGGTAAGAAAGTCGCCAGTGGTAAAGACTTCGACGAATCCACTGGGAAACTCAAAGAGGGTGCCGATGTCCTGCTGCTCAACGAACAGCAGACCGAAGAACTCCTGGAACGCGTTCAAAAATCGGACTGGACCGTCACCTCTGTCGAACAGCGGATGCAGTCACGCAAACCTCCCGCACCGTTCACCACCAGTACCCTGCAACAGGAGGGGAACCGGAAGCTGAACATGTCGGCCCGGGAAACCATGCAGGTCGCTCAGCGGCTCTACGAAGACGGTCACATTACTTACATGCGTACTGACAGTGTGAACCTCTCCAACGAAGCGATCACGAGTGCCCGTCAGCGGATTGAAGATCTCTACGGCCAGGATTACCTCAGCCAGGACATCCGCCGCTTCGAGACCAGTTCCAAGGGGGCACAGGAAGCACACGAAGCGATCCGTCCCGCCGGTAAACTGATGAAAACCGCTGAGGAACTGAACCTCAAAGGACAACAGGCTAAGCTGTACGCCATGATCTGGAAACGGACGATGGCCACCCAGATGGAAGAAGCCCGCCTCCGCTTCCAGACCGTTACGATTACAGCAGACGACGCTGAATTCCGGGCTACCGGCCGCCATGTCGAGTTCCCCGGTTTCTTCCGTGCCTATGTGGAAGGGGTCGACGATCCCGAAGCTGCACTGGACGACAGTGAATCCATGCTGCCGCCTCTGGAAGAAAATCAGAAGCTGGATCCCAGCCAGGTCGAACCACTCAAACACGAAACCAAGCCCCCCGCGCGGTACACGGAAGCCACGATTGTCCGCAAGCTGGAAAGTGAAGGGGTTGGCCGTCCGAGTACCTACGCCTCCATCATTGGCACTATTCAGGACCGGGGCTACGTCAACAAATCAGGTAGTCAGCTCGTACCAACCTTCACAGCGCTGGCAGTCACGCGACTGCTGGAAAAGTTCTTCCCGAACCTGGTCGACCTGCAGTTCACCGCTGCGATGGAACAGGAACTGGACGACATCGCCGTCGGCGAAGGGGATCGTCTGCCTTATCTGAATCACTTCTACCGGGGTAAGGAAGGGCTCGACGAGCAGGTCAAAACCAAGGAAGAGACCATCGATGCCCGCGAAATCTGTACGCTGGACCTGGATGGCATCGAGTCAGCAGTGCGTGTCGGCCGTTACGGACCGTACGTTACCGATGAAAATGTGGAAGAGCCCGTGTCGGCTTCGATTCCAGAAAACATCGCCCCGGCTGACCTGACCAACGAAATGGCTCAGAAACTGATTCGCCAGAAGAGCGAAGGTCCCAAGGCACTGGGGATGCACCCCGAAGAAAATTCACCCATTTACAAGTTGCACGGCCCCTTTGGACCGTACCTGCAGTTGGGCGATGTGACCGAAGACGGTCCCAAGCCGAAACGGGTCAGTATCCCCAAAACCGTAGACCCGGATGACGTCGACCTCGATCTGGCTCTGAAATACCTGAGTCTGCCCCGTTTCCTGGGAGAGCATCCCGAGACCGGCAAGAAGGTCAACGCAGGCATCGGACGCTTCGGTCCCTACGTTCTGCACGACAAAGTCTATAAGTCTTTGACCAAAGATGACGACGTGCTGACCATCGAACTGGATCGTGCGGTCGAACTGCTCAAGCAGGCCCGCCGGCGCAGTGCCCCGACTCCGATTCGCGATCTGGGCAAACATCCTGAGGACGAAGAACAGGTCGCCATCTTCGATGGTCGTTACGGACCTTACGTGAAACACGGAAAGATCAATGCCACGATTCCCAAGGAATACGAGGTCGAAAACGTAACCCTGGAGCAGGCCGTCGAATGGCTGGAAGCCAAAGCCGCTAAGAAGGGCGTCAAGAAAAAGGCGAAGAAAGCCACCAAGAAGAAAACAGCGACCAAAAAATCAGCCACAAAGAAGACTACGAAAAAAGCAGCTGCCAAGAAAAAGACGACCAAGAAAAAAGCCGCTAAAAAAGCGACTAAGAAGAAGGCCGCTGAGAAAAAAGAGGACGACGAATAG
- a CDS encoding enolase C-terminal domain-like protein, with protein sequence MAKSTDIKIVEAKFSTEQVPFRTPLKFGGRVMDSSVLLNVEVIVETRSGKQGIGIGSMPAGNIWAWPSSVVSPEDALKAMIEFLEEAVEIANICPEIAHPIDLMYHISAEYHFMAKKIAKKLGLAEEIPELAQLVASSPLDAAIHDGFGRANHINSYNGLSAEYMAHDLTEYLDDQFAGEYLDQYTLRDPKPTLPLYHLVGALDPITEADVAERIDDGLPETLGEWIKADGLTHLKIKLSGDNLDWDISRVIAVENEAAKAQAERGQDTWCYSLDFNEKCENVDYVLDFLNKVQEQSPAAFDRVQYIEQPTNRDLKANPENKMHEAAKIKPVVIDESLVDYESLLLSRDLGYSGVALKACKGQTESLFLGAAAQKFDMFLCVQDLTCCGYSFLHSASLAARIPTVAAIEGNGRQYCPGPNKKWSRSYPGMFKLTDGTVKTGELNGDGLGF encoded by the coding sequence ATGGCCAAGTCAACAGACATCAAAATTGTTGAGGCAAAATTTTCAACGGAACAAGTTCCCTTTCGCACGCCCCTGAAATTTGGTGGTCGGGTGATGGACAGCAGCGTGCTGCTGAACGTGGAAGTGATCGTTGAAACACGCTCAGGAAAACAGGGCATCGGAATCGGCAGTATGCCGGCCGGGAACATCTGGGCCTGGCCTTCGAGCGTGGTCAGTCCTGAAGATGCTCTGAAAGCGATGATCGAGTTTCTGGAAGAAGCGGTGGAAATCGCCAACATCTGCCCGGAAATCGCTCATCCCATCGACCTGATGTATCACATTTCCGCTGAATATCACTTCATGGCCAAGAAAATTGCCAAGAAGCTGGGACTGGCGGAAGAGATTCCGGAACTGGCGCAGCTGGTCGCATCCAGCCCCCTGGACGCCGCCATTCACGATGGTTTCGGCCGGGCCAATCATATTAACAGCTACAACGGTCTGTCTGCTGAGTACATGGCGCATGACCTGACCGAATACCTGGACGATCAGTTTGCCGGCGAATACCTGGATCAGTACACGCTCCGCGATCCTAAACCGACTCTGCCGCTGTATCACCTGGTGGGAGCCCTCGATCCGATTACCGAAGCTGACGTTGCCGAGCGGATCGACGATGGCCTGCCGGAAACCCTGGGCGAGTGGATCAAGGCTGACGGTTTGACGCATCTTAAGATCAAACTGTCGGGGGACAATCTGGATTGGGACATCAGCCGTGTGATCGCGGTCGAAAATGAAGCCGCCAAGGCCCAGGCCGAACGCGGTCAGGATACCTGGTGCTACTCGCTCGACTTCAACGAAAAGTGTGAGAACGTCGATTACGTGCTGGACTTCTTGAACAAAGTTCAGGAGCAGTCCCCGGCTGCCTTTGATCGGGTGCAGTACATCGAACAGCCGACCAATCGGGATCTCAAAGCCAACCCCGAAAATAAAATGCACGAAGCCGCCAAGATCAAACCGGTGGTGATCGATGAATCGCTGGTCGACTACGAATCGCTGCTCTTGAGCCGCGATCTGGGTTATTCCGGCGTGGCACTCAAAGCCTGCAAGGGGCAGACCGAATCGCTGTTCCTCGGGGCCGCTGCTCAGAAGTTCGACATGTTCCTCTGCGTGCAGGACCTGACCTGCTGCGGTTATTCGTTCCTGCACTCCGCAAGCCTGGCCGCCCGTATTCCCACGGTTGCGGCGATTGAAGGCAACGGACGGCAGTACTGTCCGGGACCGAACAAGAAGTGGAGCCGCTCCTATCCCGGGATGTTCAAACTCACCGATGGTACCGTAAAGACCGGTGAGCTGAACGGAGACGGGCTGGGCTTCTGA
- a CDS encoding DNA topoisomerase I, whose amino-acid sequence MLTPFDQIGFAVGGLIRILFKSISPYMKDLLKPVTRFLVGLIAIPIFHLFMHKVARVQEIDEELEKDLEQWFRGSLLLLAATANMEAALFGWVPMSLQGTEGWVLMGFRIMLAIGVIEAMPDQELFSIIHPGPPKLKLSKEYGILRELKEKWAAILKGILCQHINRSSPVFAILAAIAPGNVGWVCYGMAITQYLIIGLVTSRDRALDVLSEFDRQVNQRRRELIEEFDLDESEVEAADRKNCAEKLDSETTPAEADTDQSKASA is encoded by the coding sequence ATGCTGACGCCCTTCGACCAGATTGGATTTGCTGTGGGTGGATTGATAAGAATCCTGTTCAAAAGCATCAGCCCCTATATGAAAGACCTGCTGAAGCCGGTTACCCGCTTCCTGGTAGGGCTGATTGCTATTCCTATCTTCCACCTATTCATGCATAAAGTGGCTCGGGTTCAGGAAATTGATGAAGAACTCGAGAAAGACCTGGAACAGTGGTTCCGTGGCTCCCTGCTCCTCTTAGCGGCCACAGCAAACATGGAAGCAGCGCTGTTCGGCTGGGTTCCAATGAGTCTACAGGGAACTGAGGGCTGGGTATTGATGGGATTCCGCATCATGCTCGCCATTGGTGTGATCGAAGCGATGCCTGATCAGGAGCTATTCTCGATTATTCACCCCGGACCACCGAAGCTGAAACTCTCAAAAGAATACGGAATCCTGCGTGAACTCAAAGAGAAATGGGCAGCGATCCTCAAAGGGATCCTCTGCCAGCATATCAACCGTTCTTCGCCTGTGTTCGCAATTCTCGCGGCGATCGCCCCGGGAAACGTAGGCTGGGTCTGCTACGGGATGGCAATCACGCAATACCTGATCATCGGCCTGGTGACCTCACGCGATCGCGCGTTGGATGTGCTCTCGGAGTTTGACCGTCAGGTCAACCAGCGGCGACGGGAACTGATAGAAGAATTCGACCTGGATGAATCCGAGGTTGAAGCAGCCGACCGTAAAAACTGCGCTGAGAAACTCGACAGCGAGACAACGCCTGCCGAGGCGGACACCGATCAGTCGAAGGCGTCCGCCTGA
- a CDS encoding M50 family metallopeptidase, protein MLGNVAPTEFDLRFSIFGIPIRVHPLFWVVAAFMGWNPDDLKFTWIWIACVFVSILVHELGHAIMAKIFGWPPQIILYHFGGLAVYQPYSGLTTQRSIIISAAGPMAGFILFGIVWVFRYYSIRFGLWDGFSPQARGYIGLAFYDLIFINLYWGLINLAPVLPLDGGHICEDICKSVKRYRGDILALQISMVVAGGLAVYFFSQHMRYAGIMFALFGVFNFQMYQQRNRSW, encoded by the coding sequence ATGCTGGGAAATGTCGCTCCCACAGAATTTGATTTACGTTTTTCCATATTTGGCATTCCCATTCGCGTGCATCCACTGTTCTGGGTTGTAGCTGCCTTCATGGGCTGGAATCCAGACGATCTGAAATTCACCTGGATCTGGATCGCCTGCGTGTTCGTCTCGATCCTGGTTCACGAACTGGGACACGCCATCATGGCGAAAATATTCGGCTGGCCTCCCCAGATTATCCTCTACCATTTCGGCGGTCTGGCCGTCTATCAGCCTTATTCAGGGCTGACCACACAACGCTCGATCATCATTTCCGCCGCCGGCCCGATGGCCGGGTTCATCCTGTTCGGCATCGTGTGGGTCTTCCGCTATTATTCGATCCGCTTCGGCCTCTGGGACGGCTTCAGCCCACAGGCGCGAGGGTATATAGGCCTCGCCTTTTATGACCTGATCTTTATCAACCTCTACTGGGGGCTGATTAACCTGGCACCCGTACTCCCCTTGGATGGCGGACACATCTGCGAAGATATCTGCAAGTCGGTCAAACGTTACCGGGGCGATATCCTGGCGCTGCAGATATCGATGGTCGTCGCCGGCGGTCTGGCCGTTTATTTTTTTTCACAGCATATGCGCTACGCGGGAATCATGTTCGCACTGTTCGGCGTCTTCAACTTCCAGATGTACCAACAGCGCAACCGGTCCTGGTAA
- a CDS encoding reverse transcriptase family protein — protein sequence MGLFDFIRQLFGSPPDRSGQAAAPDPVPEPAPHEPPQKRRPVRLHPLRYPKRRPRTEYNIEEVPAPPYELARYGAMTGHYFDMTQDTDAAQLSRHELPQFATPLELAQWLEIPLGKLAWLTHRYNHSDGPEDVKESHYTYHWLPKRNGFRLIEAPRPFIKMAQQQIQQEILSRIPMHHSAHGFVSGHSPVTNARPHAGKRVVLKFDLENFYANVKFSRVVSIFRSLGYCREAALWLARLTTSAIPANLPFPDGTLRPLLPYLSRHLPQGAPTSPALANLSAYSLDVRLSGLARSFGADYTRYADDLTFSGSEAFLRSLKVFIPLVQQVIRSERFQVNLSKRRVIRNNQRQTVTGVVVNDHTNVSRKEFDRLKAILTNCIRQGPETQNREQHPDFANHLRGKIAHVQQLNPNRGQRLLHLYEQIRW from the coding sequence ATGGGCTTATTTGATTTTATTCGCCAGCTCTTCGGGTCCCCTCCCGACCGCTCCGGTCAGGCAGCGGCTCCCGATCCTGTCCCTGAGCCGGCCCCCCACGAACCACCTCAGAAGCGACGCCCCGTCCGTCTGCATCCGCTCCGCTATCCCAAGAGACGACCACGGACTGAGTATAATATTGAAGAAGTCCCGGCGCCCCCCTACGAGTTGGCCCGCTACGGTGCGATGACCGGTCATTATTTTGACATGACCCAGGACACGGATGCAGCGCAGCTGAGCCGTCATGAACTGCCTCAGTTCGCGACACCATTGGAACTGGCCCAGTGGCTGGAAATTCCACTGGGAAAACTCGCCTGGCTGACACATCGTTACAATCACAGCGACGGTCCGGAAGATGTAAAGGAGTCGCACTACACTTATCACTGGTTGCCCAAACGGAACGGGTTTCGGCTGATTGAAGCGCCGCGTCCGTTCATCAAAATGGCACAGCAGCAGATCCAGCAGGAAATCTTGAGCCGGATCCCCATGCACCATAGTGCCCACGGTTTTGTCTCGGGGCATTCCCCCGTGACCAATGCCCGACCGCACGCAGGCAAACGGGTGGTGTTGAAATTCGACCTGGAAAACTTCTATGCGAACGTGAAGTTCTCGCGTGTCGTTTCAATTTTTCGCAGCCTGGGTTACTGCCGGGAAGCTGCCCTCTGGCTGGCGCGTCTGACGACTTCAGCGATTCCGGCGAACCTGCCCTTTCCCGATGGGACGCTGCGGCCGCTGCTACCCTATCTGTCACGTCACCTGCCACAAGGGGCACCGACGTCCCCTGCTCTGGCTAATCTGTCAGCTTACTCACTGGACGTACGGCTGTCGGGACTGGCACGATCCTTTGGAGCCGATTACACACGCTATGCAGACGACCTCACCTTCTCAGGGTCAGAAGCATTTTTGCGTTCGCTGAAGGTGTTTATCCCCCTGGTCCAGCAGGTGATCCGTTCGGAACGCTTTCAGGTTAACTTATCGAAACGGCGGGTGATCAGAAATAATCAGCGACAGACCGTCACGGGCGTTGTTGTGAACGATCACACGAATGTGTCCCGCAAGGAATTTGACCGTCTGAAAGCGATTCTCACGAATTGCATTCGCCAGGGTCCAGAGACGCAAAACCGGGAACAGCATCCTGATTTTGCAAATCATCTGCGGGGCAAAATCGCTCATGTGCAGCAGCTCAACCCGAATCGTGGTCAGCGGTTACTGCATCTCTACGAACAGATTCGCTGGTAA